One window from the genome of Crassostrea angulata isolate pt1a10 chromosome 2, ASM2561291v2, whole genome shotgun sequence encodes:
- the LOC128170727 gene encoding chromatin target of PRMT1 protein-like isoform X4, whose translation MAVPAKIVLKSTTKMSLNDRFTNIVKTPSSPTSPQAIRAKMAAAQQASSANRRLAQQMANRPTVQAALKIKKASLKQRLGHTNVKARLNMNAVRGRGGGRGFNRGLRGGVRGQRGGGAPRGGSMARGGGDGMTSRGRGRGGFGQPIKQGGGFGSSPRGGGFRGRGRGRGGFGDRGGGRGGRGNRGGNRFQRGRGGRGRGGRGRGGSKVGMTAEELDNQLDMYMSKSSTTVRSHLDAELDAYMAESQS comes from the exons ATGGCGGTTCCAGCAAAGATAGTGCTGAAGAGCACGACCAAGATGTCCCTAAATGACAG ATTCACCAACATTGTCAAGACCCCAAGCTCACCCACCTCCCCCCAGGCCATCAGGGCCAAGATGGCCGCCGCGCAGCAGGCATCCTCGGCCAATCGCAGACTCGCTCAGCAGATGGCTAACAGACCCACAGTGCAGGCCGCACTGAAGATTAAAAAG GCGAGTCTGAAGCAGCGACTGGGACACACGAATGTGAAGGCTCGTCTAAACATGAACGCAGTGAGGGGGCGAGGAGGGGGCAGAGGATTCAACCGAGGACTGAGAGGCGGAGTGAGAGGTCAGCGAGGAGGAGGGGCACCCAGAGGAGGATCCATGGCCCGGGGAGGGGGAGACGGCATGACCTCTAGAG GGCGAGGTCGTGGAGGATTTGGACAGCCAATCAAACAAGGAGGAGGGTTTGGCAGCAGTCCACGCGGAGGAGGATTCAG AGGCCGGGGCCGAGGAAGGGGAGGCTTTGGAGACCGAGG AGGCGGGAGAGGGGGTCGTGGTAACAGGGGAGGTAACCGGTTCCAGAGAGGTCGTGGGGGTCGTGGTCGTGGGGGCAGAGGTCGCGGAGGGTCAAAGGTTGGCATGACCGCGGAGGAGTTGGACAACCAGCTagacatgtacatgtcaaaGAGCAGCACCACCGTACGGAGTCACCTTGACGCCGAACTCGACGCCTACATGGCAGAGTCACAGAGCTGA
- the LOC128170727 gene encoding chromatin target of PRMT1 protein-like isoform X2 — MAVPAKIVLKSTTKMSLNDRFTNIVKTPSSPTSPQAIRAKMAAAQQASSANRRLAQQMANRPTVQAALKIKKASLKQRLGHTNVKARLNMNAVRGRGGGRGFNRGLRGGVRGQRGGGAPRGGSMARGGGDGMTSRGRGRGGFGQPIKQGGGFGSSPRGGGFRGRGRGRGGFGDRGGRGRGGFHDNLGGRGGRGNRGGNRFQRGRGGRGRGGRGRGGSKVGMTAEELDNQLDMYMSKSSTTVRSHLDAELDAYMAESQS; from the exons ATGGCGGTTCCAGCAAAGATAGTGCTGAAGAGCACGACCAAGATGTCCCTAAATGACAG ATTCACCAACATTGTCAAGACCCCAAGCTCACCCACCTCCCCCCAGGCCATCAGGGCCAAGATGGCCGCCGCGCAGCAGGCATCCTCGGCCAATCGCAGACTCGCTCAGCAGATGGCTAACAGACCCACAGTGCAGGCCGCACTGAAGATTAAAAAG GCGAGTCTGAAGCAGCGACTGGGACACACGAATGTGAAGGCTCGTCTAAACATGAACGCAGTGAGGGGGCGAGGAGGGGGCAGAGGATTCAACCGAGGACTGAGAGGCGGAGTGAGAGGTCAGCGAGGAGGAGGGGCACCCAGAGGAGGATCCATGGCCCGGGGAGGGGGAGACGGCATGACCTCTAGAG GGCGAGGTCGTGGAGGATTTGGACAGCCAATCAAACAAGGAGGAGGGTTTGGCAGCAGTCCACGCGGAGGAGGATTCAG AGGCCGGGGCCGAGGAAGGGGAGGCTTTGGAGACCGAGG GGGTCGTGGACGTGGGGGTTTCCATGACAACTT AGGCGGGAGAGGGGGTCGTGGTAACAGGGGAGGTAACCGGTTCCAGAGAGGTCGTGGGGGTCGTGGTCGTGGGGGCAGAGGTCGCGGAGGGTCAAAGGTTGGCATGACCGCGGAGGAGTTGGACAACCAGCTagacatgtacatgtcaaaGAGCAGCACCACCGTACGGAGTCACCTTGACGCCGAACTCGACGCCTACATGGCAGAGTCACAGAGCTGA
- the LOC128170727 gene encoding chromatin target of PRMT1 protein-like isoform X1, producing the protein MAVPAKIVLKSTTKMSLNDRFTNIVKTPSSPTSPQAIRAKMAAAQQASSANRRLAQQMANRPTVQAALKIKKASLKQRLGHTNVKARLNMNAVRGRGGGRGFNRGLRGGVRGQRGGGAPRGGSMARGGGDGMTSRGRGRGGFGQPIKQGGGFGSSPRGGGFRGRGRGRGGFGDRGGRGRGGFHDNFRGGRGGRGNRGGNRFQRGRGGRGRGGRGRGGSKVGMTAEELDNQLDMYMSKSSTTVRSHLDAELDAYMAESQS; encoded by the exons ATGGCGGTTCCAGCAAAGATAGTGCTGAAGAGCACGACCAAGATGTCCCTAAATGACAG ATTCACCAACATTGTCAAGACCCCAAGCTCACCCACCTCCCCCCAGGCCATCAGGGCCAAGATGGCCGCCGCGCAGCAGGCATCCTCGGCCAATCGCAGACTCGCTCAGCAGATGGCTAACAGACCCACAGTGCAGGCCGCACTGAAGATTAAAAAG GCGAGTCTGAAGCAGCGACTGGGACACACGAATGTGAAGGCTCGTCTAAACATGAACGCAGTGAGGGGGCGAGGAGGGGGCAGAGGATTCAACCGAGGACTGAGAGGCGGAGTGAGAGGTCAGCGAGGAGGAGGGGCACCCAGAGGAGGATCCATGGCCCGGGGAGGGGGAGACGGCATGACCTCTAGAG GGCGAGGTCGTGGAGGATTTGGACAGCCAATCAAACAAGGAGGAGGGTTTGGCAGCAGTCCACGCGGAGGAGGATTCAG AGGCCGGGGCCGAGGAAGGGGAGGCTTTGGAGACCGAGG GGGTCGTGGACGTGGGGGTTTCCATGACAACTT TAGAGGCGGGAGAGGGGGTCGTGGTAACAGGGGAGGTAACCGGTTCCAGAGAGGTCGTGGGGGTCGTGGTCGTGGGGGCAGAGGTCGCGGAGGGTCAAAGGTTGGCATGACCGCGGAGGAGTTGGACAACCAGCTagacatgtacatgtcaaaGAGCAGCACCACCGTACGGAGTCACCTTGACGCCGAACTCGACGCCTACATGGCAGAGTCACAGAGCTGA
- the LOC128170727 gene encoding chromatin target of PRMT1 protein-like isoform X3, whose amino-acid sequence MAVPAKIVLKSTTKMSLNDRFTNIVKTPSSPTSPQAIRAKMAAAQQASSANRRLAQQMANRPTVQAALKIKKASLKQRLGHTNVKARLNMNAVRGRGGGRGFNRGLRGGVRGQRGGGAPRGGSMARGGGDGMTSRGRGRGGFGQPIKQGGGFGSSPRGGGFRGRGRGRGGFGDRGRGGRGGRGNRGGNRFQRGRGGRGRGGRGRGGSKVGMTAEELDNQLDMYMSKSSTTVRSHLDAELDAYMAESQS is encoded by the exons ATGGCGGTTCCAGCAAAGATAGTGCTGAAGAGCACGACCAAGATGTCCCTAAATGACAG ATTCACCAACATTGTCAAGACCCCAAGCTCACCCACCTCCCCCCAGGCCATCAGGGCCAAGATGGCCGCCGCGCAGCAGGCATCCTCGGCCAATCGCAGACTCGCTCAGCAGATGGCTAACAGACCCACAGTGCAGGCCGCACTGAAGATTAAAAAG GCGAGTCTGAAGCAGCGACTGGGACACACGAATGTGAAGGCTCGTCTAAACATGAACGCAGTGAGGGGGCGAGGAGGGGGCAGAGGATTCAACCGAGGACTGAGAGGCGGAGTGAGAGGTCAGCGAGGAGGAGGGGCACCCAGAGGAGGATCCATGGCCCGGGGAGGGGGAGACGGCATGACCTCTAGAG GGCGAGGTCGTGGAGGATTTGGACAGCCAATCAAACAAGGAGGAGGGTTTGGCAGCAGTCCACGCGGAGGAGGATTCAG AGGCCGGGGCCGAGGAAGGGGAGGCTTTGGAGACCGAGG TAGAGGCGGGAGAGGGGGTCGTGGTAACAGGGGAGGTAACCGGTTCCAGAGAGGTCGTGGGGGTCGTGGTCGTGGGGGCAGAGGTCGCGGAGGGTCAAAGGTTGGCATGACCGCGGAGGAGTTGGACAACCAGCTagacatgtacatgtcaaaGAGCAGCACCACCGTACGGAGTCACCTTGACGCCGAACTCGACGCCTACATGGCAGAGTCACAGAGCTGA
- the LOC128170717 gene encoding meiosis-specific nuclear structural protein 1-like: protein MTTVRRALTGGARERQLENMRRQEDYREDTIRRLHEEKRLEANMSNEERISEKRFIRRTMMEQKEREMEEAILKAQRDRLIREEQMLQEERLAAELEKRKLDSIRDEKMRQQIRETSLELRELEAKLRSAYMNKERTAQIAEKEAIKFDVMKRDSEIAREMKIEHERAEEAARQREVEKYREQIRYQQELERQLEEREEQKQQAYEEFLKEKLMIDEIVRKIYEEDQRERELTMAKKKATQKYISEFKEAREEWKVLERERMEEENRKILQFSRLQEQRENARMESKKQKEEAMARVQNALAEDIAAKDAAREEMERIRMELYLEEQEEKERQKERDDMERRIRQRLELQSTHAQQMHFKNLRRKAEEDEEEEFRQQMMAKFAEDDRIEQMNANKRRMKQLEHKRAVEKLIDDRKSQFAADRERELEERREEERMEAFRKQIIEEERQKLLREHAMRLLGYLPKGVIRDSGDLNMLGSEFKDAYSKRQIDPFDEEAWDQRR from the exons ATG ACAACTGTTCGTCGAGCCCTGACAGGTGGGGCAAGAGAGAGGCAGCTCGAAAACATGAGGAGGCAGGAAGATTATCGGGAGGACACAATTCGTCGGCTGCACGAGGAGAAAAGATTAGAAGCCAATATGAGTAATGAAGAAAGGATATCAGAGAAACGATTTATAAGGCGTACAATGATGGaacaaaaagaaagagaaatggAAGAAGCAATATTAAAG GCACAGAGGGACCGTTTGATCCGAGAGGAACAGATGTTACAGGAGGAGAGACTGGCTGCAGAGCTAGAGAAGAGGAAACTAGATTCCATCAGGGACGAGAAGATGAGACAGCAAATCAGGGAAACCAG TTTAGAGTTGAGAGAATTAGAAGCTAAGCTACGATCTGCGTACATGAACAAAGAAAGGACTGCCCAGATAGCAGAGAAAGAGGCCATTAAATTTGATGTCATG aaacgtGACTCTGAGATAGCTCGCGAGATGAAGATTGAGCACGAGCGAGCAGAGGAGGCAGCTCGGCAGCGCGAGGTGGAGAAGTACCGGGAACAGATCCGGTACCAACAGGAGCTGGAGAGACAGCTGGAGGAGCGCGAGGAGCAGAAACAGCAGGCCTACGAGGAGTTCCTGAAGGAGAAGCTGATGATCGACGAGATCGTCCGCAAGATCTACGAGGAGGACCAGAG agagagGGAGCTGACGATGGCCAAGAAGAAGGCAACCCAGAAGTACATCTCGGAGTTCAAGGAGGCGCGCGAGGAATGGAAGGTCTTGGAACGCGAGAGGATGGAGGAGGAGAACCGCAAAATCCTACAGTTCTCCCGGCTCCAGGAACAGCGGGAAAACGCGCGCATGGAGAGCAAGAAACAAAAGGAGGAGGCCATGGCCCGCGTACAGAACGCT CTGGCAGAAGACATCGCAGCTAAGGACGCCGCCCGAGAGGAGATGGAGAGAATCCGCATGGAGCTGTATCTGGAGGAGCAAGAGGAGAAAGAAAGACAGAAAGAAAGG GATGACATGGAGAGGAGGATCAGACAGAGGCTGGAGCTACAGAGTACACACGCCCAACAGATGCACTTCAAGAATCTCCGACGGAAGGCCGAGGAAGACGAGGAGGAGGAGTTCAGGCAACAG ATGATGGCCAAATTTGCGGAGGATGACCGCATCGAGCAGATGAATGCCAACAAGCGCCGCATGAAGCAGCTTGAGCACAAGCGAGCAGTGGAGAAGCTCATTGATGACAGGAAGTCTCAGTTCGCCGCAGACCGCGAGCGGGAGCTTGAGGAGCGCCGTGAGGAGGAGAGGATGGAGGCATTCAGGAAACAGATCATTGAGGAGGAGAGACAGAAACTGCTCAGGGAGCACGCCATGAGGCTGCTGGGATATCTACccaag GGAGTGATCCGTGACTCGGGCGACCTAAACATGCTGGGGTCAGAGTTCAAGGACGCATACAGTAAGCGTCAGATTGACCCGTTCGACGAGGAGGCGTGGGACCAGCGTCGGTAG
- the LOC128170710 gene encoding uncharacterized protein LOC128170710: MTQTPHIMDTASSQYITASSPYRVHLCSKCPGDTAYYCVSCPCDLCPQCKENHVKDLQTIDHDVVLHRDKINYIPTQEICVRHPSHVYTKYCEPCRVPVCDSCFEDQLHRFRSFLYGQGQHEILDLQTAYKTKRQQHRGTIHTIRSEALFYRPVLLTGIKADVKTCHTELSRLQSEMLTKAQNLKDLIDDVVYDLLNNVFCDFDFKHRCKKQKIEMIRHIGRLRRYEHRYVQPAFTFSALQFLSFTKTALPQIHLTLHTSQLSMTESLNKEDVMESLSAIQITERGNRRVGNQCLLKLTSGAELHQSLTLTGVGRCYHISCVTSDRVWVSDRNNLMLTDTTGVPLHRVEDSLSGVGSHTVNSESELIYIDRNYNINKLSKDMKTTTTFIERTDSTWGPQCVYWSPSTGDLLVGMYNYDTNTGKVTRYNQSGQLTQTIQNNNTGQGLYRIPLYITENNNGDVVVSDYSVISVSGAVVVTERGGRHRFSYTGHPSGSRLLPCGICTDPLSHILVCDGRTKTVQMINKDGQFLSHLLTTSQEMGRPLGLSYDVNTHRLWVGSWFNNKVCVYRYITRQDALTDQHTPRPDEDAMSSSTPAV; encoded by the exons ATGACCCAGACCCCCCACATCATGGACACAGCAAGCTCCCAATACATCACAGCAAGCTCCCCATACCGAGTACATCTGTGTTCTAAGTGTCCGGGGGACACAGCGTACTATTGTGTATcgtgtccatgtgatctgtgtccccagtgtaaagagaaccatgtaaaagatctccaaacaatagaccatgatgttgtgttacaccgtgataaaatcaactacatccCAACACAAGAGATCTGTGTGAGACATCCTAGCCATGTTTATACAAAGTACTGTGAACCTTGTCGAGTTCCTGTGTGTGATTCTTGTTTCGAGGACCAATTGCACCGATTCAGAAGTTTTCTCTATGGCCAAGGACAGCACGAAATACTGGATTTACAAACAGCCTATAAAACAAAGCGACAACAACACAGAGGAACCATTCACACCATCAGAAGTgaggctctcttttacagacctgttctcctgACAGGAATCAAAGCTGATGTCAAAACCTGTCACACAGAATTATCCCGCCTTCAATCagagatgttaacaaaggccCAGAACCTGAAGGATCTCATTGACGATGTGGTATATGATCTATTGAACAATGTGTTTTGtgactttgatttcaaacacagatgtaaAAAACAGAAGATAGAAATGATCAGACATATTGGCAGACTAAGGAGATATGAACACAGATATGTACAGCCAGCATTCACATTCAGTGCACTACAATTCCTCTCCTTCACAAAGACAGCCCTCCCCCAGATACATCTtacactccacaccagccagctctccatgactgagtcactcaacaaggaggatgtgatggagtcactgagtgcaatccaaatcacagagagaggaaaccgacgcgtaggaaaccagtgtctgctgaaactgacgtcTGGTGCTGAGCTCCATCAATCTCTCACACTGACAGGTGTTGGTCGTTGttatcacatttcctgtgtgacatcagaccgggtctgggtcagtgatagaaacaatctcatgttgacagacacaacaggtgtccctctacatcgtgtggaggATTCATTGAGTGGTGTAGGAtcacacacagtgaacagtgagagtgaactgatttatatagataggaattataacatcaacaaactgtcaaaggatatgaaaacaaccaccacatttatagagagaacagactCTACATGGGGACCAcagtgtgtgtactggtccccgtccactggggatctactggtcgggatgtatAACTATGATACAAAcacaggcaaggtaacccggtacaaccagagtggacaactcacacaaaccatacagAACAATAACACAGGACAGGGACTGTATAGGATACCTctctatataacagagaacaacaatggggatgtcgtggtgtctgactatAGCGTTATCTCTGTGTctggtgctgtagtggtgacagagcgtggaggaagacatcgtttctcctacacaggacatccatcAGGATCACGACTACTGCCAtgtggaatctgtactgacccgctgtcacacatcctggtgtgtgatggtagaaccaaaacagtacagatgataaataaggacggtcagttcctgtcacatctactgacaaCATCACAAGAGATGGGTAGACCACTGggcctgagttatgatgtcaacactcaccgtctctgggtcggatcatgGTTCAACAACAAGGTGtgtgtctacaggtatatcaccagacaggacgctctgacag ATCAACACACACCCCGTCCTGATGAGGACGCCATGTCCAGCTCAACACCAGCCGTATAA